DNA from Synechococcus sp. CBW1108:
GCCTGAGCAGCCCATGTCTAACTCTGTCTACCAGGGCATCTGTGAACTGGTTCATAAGCATAGCTCCATCAAGCTGGGCGACAACAAGCAAACAATGCTAACCAGCCGCCTGAAATCCAGGCTGCTGCAACTAGGGATCAAATCCTGGGACGAGTATTACCGCTATATCAGCCAAGGCCAGAATAATGCGGAGATCCATACACTAATCGACCTTGTTGCCATTAACCACACCCAGTTTTTCCGGGAACGGCAGCACTTTGATCGACTTGGCTCAGAAATACTAGATCAGATTTTGGCGGAATGCCCGGGCGCTGCCAGCAAATTATTAGCCTGGTCTGCAGCTAGTTCTACAGGTGAAGAGGCCTATTCGCTGGCAATCACCATCAGTGAGCACCTGGCCAAGCAGGCAGGCCCCAAGCCTGACTGGCTGGTATATGCCAGTGATATTTCCAGCAAAGCCATAAAAGCCGCCACAACGGCTATTTATCAGGAAGCGAACCTAAACCTACCCCAGCCTCAATTTTTACAGCGCTACTTCAAACGCGGCCGCGATATCTATGAAAGTAAATGCAGGGTCAAGCCGGAAATTCTCGACCACGTCAAAATTGAAAGAATTAATCTGTTCCAGGAAAGCTATCCGCTGCCGGCGCAACTTCATCTTATTTTCTGTCGTAATGTGCTCATTTACTTTGCCCAAGACTCCCAATCCCAGCTGGTTTCCAGATTGCATCACATGCTCACACCGGGCGGCTTTCTGGTGATAGGGCACTGCGATAGCCTGGCCTGCTTCAAGCATGATTTCCAATCCCTAGGTGGCGGTGTCTACCGCAAAAGCTCTTAGTCGCTTGCATCTCTACTCCCCATGACCAGAAAAATCCGAGTCTTGGTGATTGACGACTCTGCGCTCGTTCGCAAGACCATCACCGACACCCTGCAGATGGATCCTGATATCGAGGTTGTCGGCGTTGCCAACGATCCCCTGATCGCCATGGACAAAATTCCGAAACTCCATCCCGATGTGCTGACGCTGGACATGGAGATGCCACGCATGGATGGCCTTACCTTTTTGCGCCAGCTCAAGCAGGAGAACTCCCCCCTACCCGTAGTGGTGATCAGCTCCCTGACCCAGCAAGGCTCCAAGCTGGCCCTCGATGCCATGGAGGCGGGAGCCAAGGAGGTGCTTGCCAAACCCGACGGCAGCAGCTCCATCGGCGCCCTGGCCGGCAAACTGGCTTTTCACATCAAGGCCGCCGCCAGGGCCCGCAGGGATCTTGCCCCCCTGCCCACAACCAAACTCCAGCCCAGCCTGCCCAGCCGGCCCCGAGCGCCTGCGGGAATGGATCGCCGCCTGGTGGTGATCGGCTCCTCAACTGGCGGCGTCGAGGCCTTGCGTTACATCCTGCCCGCCCTGCCAGCCGATCTGCCGCCCATTGCCATCGTGCAGCACATCCCGGCCTACTTCTCCAAGGCCGTGGCCGAACGCATCAACGACCTCAGTGCCATGGAGGTGCGGGAAGCAGCCGACAATGATCCACTGCTGCCGGGCGTCTGCCTGATTGCCCCCGGGGACTATCACATGATGATCGTCAAGCAGGATCAATACCGGGTGCGCCTGTTGCAAACCCCGCCAGTTCACCACTGCCGGCCGGCCGTGGATGTGCTTTTCCGCTCCGCAGCGGCAGTCGCCGGAGCCCACACCCTGGGGGTGGTGCTCACCGGGATGGGGCGAGATGGGGCCCGCGGCCTGGGGTCAATCAAGGAGGCGGGCGGCTGTTCCCTGGCCCAAAACGAAGCCAGCAGTGTGATCTACGGCATGCCCAGGGCCGCTGTT
Protein-coding regions in this window:
- a CDS encoding protein-glutamate O-methyltransferase CheR codes for the protein MSNSVYQGICELVHKHSSIKLGDNKQTMLTSRLKSRLLQLGIKSWDEYYRYISQGQNNAEIHTLIDLVAINHTQFFRERQHFDRLGSEILDQILAECPGAASKLLAWSAASSTGEEAYSLAITISEHLAKQAGPKPDWLVYASDISSKAIKAATTAIYQEANLNLPQPQFLQRYFKRGRDIYESKCRVKPEILDHVKIERINLFQESYPLPAQLHLIFCRNVLIYFAQDSQSQLVSRLHHMLTPGGFLVIGHCDSLACFKHDFQSLGGGVYRKSS
- a CDS encoding chemotaxis response regulator protein-glutamate methylesterase, whose protein sequence is MTRKIRVLVIDDSALVRKTITDTLQMDPDIEVVGVANDPLIAMDKIPKLHPDVLTLDMEMPRMDGLTFLRQLKQENSPLPVVVISSLTQQGSKLALDAMEAGAKEVLAKPDGSSSIGALAGKLAFHIKAAARARRDLAPLPTTKLQPSLPSRPRAPAGMDRRLVVIGSSTGGVEALRYILPALPADLPPIAIVQHIPAYFSKAVAERINDLSAMEVREAADNDPLLPGVCLIAPGDYHMMIVKQDQYRVRLLQTPPVHHCRPAVDVLFRSAAAVAGAHTLGVVLTGMGRDGARGLGSIKEAGGCSLAQNEASSVIYGMPRAAVELGVVDRSVHLQAMPQAIVETLNTIKP